The Humulus lupulus chromosome 3, drHumLupu1.1, whole genome shotgun sequence genome window below encodes:
- the LOC133822841 gene encoding WPP domain-interacting tail-anchored protein 2 isoform X1: protein MEDYAISGVNIDSSDSCKETEMLELENCMEVLTKLDLDLAYSSEKLVNLHGLLMNLLAQENDLETIAVGNNYISAEFMEKALVFNLLSSILDSEVRELDSFMVSLQEEIVDAHKKKSSCRNLKEQFTMMEEKLIDSEGSLRQTQHHISEVKIQSSKLQRTVLAFTHENWKSGIAELSEHGLLSNINAQSNLQMAGQRHILKMLEKSLARELDLEKRLTESRKSEEELKHKLHYTEQVAFRMEETAQVVWGRFLEAENSVVVLKGTSHELLGRIQLAYFNLNSMIQRESELKYKYQDCVEVLKQRDAALQSFKVRTAENSAIDAELSTLREKLKLLEEKLKESELQLSNEKATNNSSETKIRELENLVESLKESTDVADTRAESAELKVAELTGTNVELTEELNFIKGSASNAEKKVGVLEKQLREAEIQLQNAKALSEASQEQQNMLYSAIWDMETLIEDLKSKVAKAENKTDNAEEHCIILSETNSELTKELSILRERIECLEESLEQARSSTVESANDINVKTKFIMDLVTQLGREREHIDKQLNLLTKENKAMAVKLGMTVKDASLGCNSNNDGDKELPSLMNNLSNNDSCAKSSLDAVKDSVGKSFQLDETQDASSSSGNDVRSSNSVNSGVDIVSKLEVSKVVSSTRSLNIKYVFVAMFVSLLSISVMYLLNHKPSLFY from the exons TGATGAACCTTTTGGCACAAGAAAATGACCTTGAAACAATAGCAGTGGGGAATAACTATATTTCAGCAGAATTTATGGAGAAGGCACTGGTATTTAATCTCTTATCTAGTATTTTAGATTCTGAGGTAAGAGAATTGGACAGTTTCATGGTTAGTCTCCAAGAAGAAATTGTTGATgcacataaaaaaaaatcttcatGCAGAAACTTGAAAGAACAATTTACCATGATGGAAGAGAAGTTGATTGACTCTGAAGGATCTTTGAGACAGACTCAGCATCATATATCAGAGGTCAAGATTCAATCATCCAAGTTGCAGAGAACCGTTCTTGCTTTTACACATGAAAATT GGAAAAGTGGCATTGCCGAGTTATCAGAACATGGTCTGTTGTCAAATATAAATGCTCAATCGAATCTGCAGATGGCTGGACAAAGACATATTCTAAAGATGCTAGAGAAATCACTAGCAAGGGAGCTCGATCTTGAGAAGAGGTTAACAGAATCAAGAAAAAGTGAGGAAGAACTAAAACACAAGCTACATTATACTGAACAGGTAGCTTTTCGCATGGAGGAAACTGCTCAAGTAGTTTGGGGAAGGTTTTTAGAGGCTGAGAATTCGGTTGTGGTGCTCAAGGGAACTTCTCACGAATTGTTGGGTCGAATCCAACTTGCATATTTTAATTTGAACAGTATGATTCAACGAGAAAGTGAATTGAAATATAAGTACCAAGATTGTGTAGAAGTTCTTAAACAAAGAGATGCAGCTTTACAAAGTTTCAAAGTCAGGACTGCTGAAAATAGTGCCATTGATGCTGAACTCTCCACTTtgagggagaagctgaagcttctGGAGGAAAAGCTTAAAGAATCAGAGCTCCAGCTGAGCAATGAAAAGGCCACAAACAACTCAAGTGAAACAAAAATAAGGGAATTGGAAAATCTAGTTGAATCATTGAAAGAAAGTACTGATGTAGCAGACACTAGAGCTGAAAGTGCAGAACTCAAAGTTGCAGAGTTGACTGGAACAAATGTAGAACTCACTGAAGAGCTTAATTTTATTAAAGGAAGTGCTAGTAATGCAGAGAAAAAGGTTGGTGTTCTTGAGAAGCAATTGAGAGAAGCCGAGATCCAATTACAAAACGCGAAGGCATTGTCTGAAGCAAGTCAAGAGCAACAGAATATGCTGTATTCTGCAATATGGGACATGGAGACTTTAATAGAAGATTTGAAATCAAAGGTTGCAAAGGCTGAAAACAAGACTGACAATGCAGAGGAGCATTGTATTATATTATCTGAAACTAATTCAGAACTAACTAAAGAACTAAGTATTCTGAGGGAGAGAATAGAGTGCTTGGAGGAATCTTTGGAGCAAGCTAGAAGTTCAACAGTTGAAAGTGCAAATGATATTAATGTCAAGACTAAGTTCATCATGGATTTGGTAACGCAACTTGGGAGAGAAAGGGAGCACATTGACAAACAG TTAAATCTCTTAACAAAGGAGAACAAAGCTATGGCTGTGAAGTTGGGTATGACAGTGAAGGATGCCTCGCTGGGGTGCAACAGCAATAATGATGGTGACAAAGAGCTTCCTTCCTTGATGAATAATTTAAGCAACAATGATTCTTGTGCAAAATCATCCTTGGATGCTGTGAAAGATTCTGTTGGTAAAAGTTTCCAG TTGGATGAAACACAAGACGCTTCTTCCTCATCAGGTAATGATGTCAGGAGCTCCAATTCTGTAAATAGTGGTGTTGATATAGTTTCAAAGCTTGAGGTCTCGAAGGTTGTGTCATCTACTAGAAGCTTGAACATAAAATATGTATTTGTGGCAATGTTTGTATCACTCCTTTCAATCTCAGTCATGTATTTGCTTAACCATAAACCTTccctattttattga
- the LOC133822841 gene encoding WPP domain-interacting tail-anchored protein 2 isoform X3 — MMEEKLIDSEGSLRQTQHHISEVKIQSSKLQRTVLAFTHENWKSGIAELSEHGLLSNINAQSNLQMAGQRHILKMLEKSLARELDLEKRLTESRKSEEELKHKLHYTEQVAFRMEETAQVVWGRFLEAENSVVVLKGTSHELLGRIQLAYFNLNSMIQRESELKYKYQDCVEVLKQRDAALQSFKVRTAENSAIDAELSTLREKLKLLEEKLKESELQLSNEKATNNSSETKIRELENLVESLKESTDVADTRAESAELKVAELTGTNVELTEELNFIKGSASNAEKKVGVLEKQLREAEIQLQNAKALSEASQEQQNMLYSAIWDMETLIEDLKSKVAKAENKTDNAEEHCIILSETNSELTKELSILRERIECLEESLEQARSSTVESANDINVKTKFIMDLVTQLGREREHIDKQLNLLTKENKAMAVKLGMTVKDASLGCNSNNDGDKELPSLMNNLSNNDSCAKSSLDAVKDSVGKSFQLDETQDASSSSGNDVRSSNSVNSGVDIVSKLEVSKVVSSTRSLNIKYVFVAMFVSLLSISVMYLLNHKPSLFY; from the exons ATGATGGAAGAGAAGTTGATTGACTCTGAAGGATCTTTGAGACAGACTCAGCATCATATATCAGAGGTCAAGATTCAATCATCCAAGTTGCAGAGAACCGTTCTTGCTTTTACACATGAAAATT GGAAAAGTGGCATTGCCGAGTTATCAGAACATGGTCTGTTGTCAAATATAAATGCTCAATCGAATCTGCAGATGGCTGGACAAAGACATATTCTAAAGATGCTAGAGAAATCACTAGCAAGGGAGCTCGATCTTGAGAAGAGGTTAACAGAATCAAGAAAAAGTGAGGAAGAACTAAAACACAAGCTACATTATACTGAACAGGTAGCTTTTCGCATGGAGGAAACTGCTCAAGTAGTTTGGGGAAGGTTTTTAGAGGCTGAGAATTCGGTTGTGGTGCTCAAGGGAACTTCTCACGAATTGTTGGGTCGAATCCAACTTGCATATTTTAATTTGAACAGTATGATTCAACGAGAAAGTGAATTGAAATATAAGTACCAAGATTGTGTAGAAGTTCTTAAACAAAGAGATGCAGCTTTACAAAGTTTCAAAGTCAGGACTGCTGAAAATAGTGCCATTGATGCTGAACTCTCCACTTtgagggagaagctgaagcttctGGAGGAAAAGCTTAAAGAATCAGAGCTCCAGCTGAGCAATGAAAAGGCCACAAACAACTCAAGTGAAACAAAAATAAGGGAATTGGAAAATCTAGTTGAATCATTGAAAGAAAGTACTGATGTAGCAGACACTAGAGCTGAAAGTGCAGAACTCAAAGTTGCAGAGTTGACTGGAACAAATGTAGAACTCACTGAAGAGCTTAATTTTATTAAAGGAAGTGCTAGTAATGCAGAGAAAAAGGTTGGTGTTCTTGAGAAGCAATTGAGAGAAGCCGAGATCCAATTACAAAACGCGAAGGCATTGTCTGAAGCAAGTCAAGAGCAACAGAATATGCTGTATTCTGCAATATGGGACATGGAGACTTTAATAGAAGATTTGAAATCAAAGGTTGCAAAGGCTGAAAACAAGACTGACAATGCAGAGGAGCATTGTATTATATTATCTGAAACTAATTCAGAACTAACTAAAGAACTAAGTATTCTGAGGGAGAGAATAGAGTGCTTGGAGGAATCTTTGGAGCAAGCTAGAAGTTCAACAGTTGAAAGTGCAAATGATATTAATGTCAAGACTAAGTTCATCATGGATTTGGTAACGCAACTTGGGAGAGAAAGGGAGCACATTGACAAACAG TTAAATCTCTTAACAAAGGAGAACAAAGCTATGGCTGTGAAGTTGGGTATGACAGTGAAGGATGCCTCGCTGGGGTGCAACAGCAATAATGATGGTGACAAAGAGCTTCCTTCCTTGATGAATAATTTAAGCAACAATGATTCTTGTGCAAAATCATCCTTGGATGCTGTGAAAGATTCTGTTGGTAAAAGTTTCCAG TTGGATGAAACACAAGACGCTTCTTCCTCATCAGGTAATGATGTCAGGAGCTCCAATTCTGTAAATAGTGGTGTTGATATAGTTTCAAAGCTTGAGGTCTCGAAGGTTGTGTCATCTACTAGAAGCTTGAACATAAAATATGTATTTGTGGCAATGTTTGTATCACTCCTTTCAATCTCAGTCATGTATTTGCTTAACCATAAACCTTccctattttattga
- the LOC133822841 gene encoding WPP domain-interacting tail-anchored protein 2 isoform X2, producing the protein MEDYAISGVNIDSSDSCKETEMLELENCMEVLTKLDLDLAYSSEKLVNLHGLLMNLLAQENDLETIAVGNNYISAEFMEKALVFNLLSSILDSEVRELDSFMVSLQEEIVDAHKKKSSCRNLKEQFTMMEEKLIDSEGSLRQTQHHISEVKIQSSKLQRTVLAFTHENWKSGIAELSEHGLLSNINAQSNLQMAGQRHILKMLEKSLARELDLEKRLTESRKSEEELKHKLHYTEQVAFRMEETAQVVWGRFLEAENSVVVLKGTSHELLGRIQLAYFNLNSMIQRESELKYKYQDCVEVLKQRDAALQSFKVRTAENSAIDAELSTLREKLKLLEEKLKESELQLSNEKATNNSSETKIRELENLVESLKESTDVADTRAESAELKVAELTGTNVELTEELNFIKGSASNAEKKVGVLEKQLREAEIQLQNAKALSEASQEQQNMLYSAIWDMETLIEDLKSKVAKAENKTDNAEEHCIILSETNSELTKELSILRERIECLEESLEQARSSTVESANDINVKTKFIMDLVTQLGREREHIDKQLNLLTKENKAMAVKLGMTVKDASLGCNSNNDGDKELPSLMNNLSNNDSCAKSSLDAVKDSVGKSFQAVG; encoded by the exons TGATGAACCTTTTGGCACAAGAAAATGACCTTGAAACAATAGCAGTGGGGAATAACTATATTTCAGCAGAATTTATGGAGAAGGCACTGGTATTTAATCTCTTATCTAGTATTTTAGATTCTGAGGTAAGAGAATTGGACAGTTTCATGGTTAGTCTCCAAGAAGAAATTGTTGATgcacataaaaaaaaatcttcatGCAGAAACTTGAAAGAACAATTTACCATGATGGAAGAGAAGTTGATTGACTCTGAAGGATCTTTGAGACAGACTCAGCATCATATATCAGAGGTCAAGATTCAATCATCCAAGTTGCAGAGAACCGTTCTTGCTTTTACACATGAAAATT GGAAAAGTGGCATTGCCGAGTTATCAGAACATGGTCTGTTGTCAAATATAAATGCTCAATCGAATCTGCAGATGGCTGGACAAAGACATATTCTAAAGATGCTAGAGAAATCACTAGCAAGGGAGCTCGATCTTGAGAAGAGGTTAACAGAATCAAGAAAAAGTGAGGAAGAACTAAAACACAAGCTACATTATACTGAACAGGTAGCTTTTCGCATGGAGGAAACTGCTCAAGTAGTTTGGGGAAGGTTTTTAGAGGCTGAGAATTCGGTTGTGGTGCTCAAGGGAACTTCTCACGAATTGTTGGGTCGAATCCAACTTGCATATTTTAATTTGAACAGTATGATTCAACGAGAAAGTGAATTGAAATATAAGTACCAAGATTGTGTAGAAGTTCTTAAACAAAGAGATGCAGCTTTACAAAGTTTCAAAGTCAGGACTGCTGAAAATAGTGCCATTGATGCTGAACTCTCCACTTtgagggagaagctgaagcttctGGAGGAAAAGCTTAAAGAATCAGAGCTCCAGCTGAGCAATGAAAAGGCCACAAACAACTCAAGTGAAACAAAAATAAGGGAATTGGAAAATCTAGTTGAATCATTGAAAGAAAGTACTGATGTAGCAGACACTAGAGCTGAAAGTGCAGAACTCAAAGTTGCAGAGTTGACTGGAACAAATGTAGAACTCACTGAAGAGCTTAATTTTATTAAAGGAAGTGCTAGTAATGCAGAGAAAAAGGTTGGTGTTCTTGAGAAGCAATTGAGAGAAGCCGAGATCCAATTACAAAACGCGAAGGCATTGTCTGAAGCAAGTCAAGAGCAACAGAATATGCTGTATTCTGCAATATGGGACATGGAGACTTTAATAGAAGATTTGAAATCAAAGGTTGCAAAGGCTGAAAACAAGACTGACAATGCAGAGGAGCATTGTATTATATTATCTGAAACTAATTCAGAACTAACTAAAGAACTAAGTATTCTGAGGGAGAGAATAGAGTGCTTGGAGGAATCTTTGGAGCAAGCTAGAAGTTCAACAGTTGAAAGTGCAAATGATATTAATGTCAAGACTAAGTTCATCATGGATTTGGTAACGCAACTTGGGAGAGAAAGGGAGCACATTGACAAACAG TTAAATCTCTTAACAAAGGAGAACAAAGCTATGGCTGTGAAGTTGGGTATGACAGTGAAGGATGCCTCGCTGGGGTGCAACAGCAATAATGATGGTGACAAAGAGCTTCCTTCCTTGATGAATAATTTAAGCAACAATGATTCTTGTGCAAAATCATCCTTGGATGCTGTGAAAGATTCTGTTGGTAAAAGTTTCCAGGCAG TTGGATGA